DNA sequence from the Candidatus Cloacimonadota bacterium genome:
TCCTGCTGTTTACCGATCACGGTATGTGTCACTGGATAAAAGTGTATGAAATTCCGGAAGCAAGCCGCACTGCTCGCGGTAAAGCCATCGTAAACTTGGTGAAGTTTGCCGAAGGCGAAAAAATACGAGCGTTTGTAACCCTGAAGAATTTCCATCCCAAACAAACTATAATTATGTGCACACGCAACGGACTAATCAAGAAAACGGCACTTACAGCCTATTCACGTCCCCGTCGCAATGGAATACGGGCTATCAAGCTTGTAGATGGAGATGAATTGATTGATGCCAGAATTTCCGAAGCAGGAGATGATATCTTATTGGCAACCAGAAACGGATATTGCAACCGCTTTAGCGAAAGAGATATCCGTGCTATGGGTAGAATTACCATGGGTGTGCGCGGCATCCGCCTTAGAGATGAAGACTATGTTATTTCGATGACTTTGGTAAACGCTGGGCAGATCTTAGAAAATGGCGAAGGCTCGGCAACCATACTTGCTGTTAGTGAAAATGGATATGGGAAACGAACAAACATCTCTAACTACACAACAACAAAACGCGGCTCTAAGGGCGTTATAACGCTCAAAACGACCAAGCGCAACGGACATCTGGCTTCTTTGATGATGGTGAGTGATGCCGATGAATTAATGATTATTACTCATGACGGTATGATTATTCGCCAAGCAGTTAAGGAGATCTCTACTATTGGCAGAAACACTCAGGGTGTAAGGTTGATCAATCTCACCAAGGGAGATAAGGTGCGCGATATTTCCTGCGTTCCGCCCGAAGAAACTGACGAAGAAATCTTGGATAAAGAGGTTGAAGAGCTTAAAAAGGCACCGATAATAGATCTCAAAGATCTGGCTACAGAAACCGATAATAACGATGATGAAGATAATGAACAACTTCTGGATGAAGAACTTAGCGATATCGCCGAAGACGATAACGAAGAATCTAGTAATTAGTATAATGTTCTTAGTATTGGCAGGATGCTCTGTTAGTAGCTTCCTGCCTATGCCGGGCAACTATACAATTGAAGAAGGATTTGCAATCTTGAGGACGGATAGCCTGCAGGTGGTTGTCCGTCCGCAATCTTATCGGGGCTCCAATCGGGATATTGGCAACAAGTTTTTCTCTATGTATGTGATGGTGCGCAACATCTCAAACGGCAAGATCAGAATTCCCAGAGAAAGTTTTAGTATTGTATCCGATGCAAAACAATATGATTATATACCCCTAGATTTTGTGTTAGGAAGTCAACAACAGCAGTTGTATCTAGATCAGTGGCAAGATCCCTTCAATCCCGATCCTCTTATTACAGATGAGCTAGAAAGGAATCTGGACCAGTATTACGAATTGATGGCAGCCTATTTCTCTTTTGGAGATTTGCAACCTGGAGCTAGTAAGGAAGGATACTTATTCTATGGGAGGGAATTGAATCGAGCTCGGCATATGGTATTCGATGCTTTGGGAGAACCGATCCAGTTTATTAGATAATATAGACCGTTAAATAATTGGGGCATGGGGGTTAAGAATGGTGGGTAGGCATAATTCTTGTATGCAAAAACCATGCTAAAATGCCTACTTAAGCATTTTAACTCTAAACTGTATTTTGGGATTAGTACAATTAGAACTTGTGTTTAGGGTCTACCAACGGCATAATAGCTAAATCCCATTTCTCTTAAGGTTTTGGGATTATATTGGTTACGTCCATCAAAGATTACGGCTTCTTTTAAGTGCTTTTTAATCCTGTTAAAATCCGGGTAGCGGAATTGTCGCCATTCTGTTAGCAGTAACATGCCGTTAGCATTATCCAATGCCTCATATTCGTCATTGCAAAGAGTAATCTTGGGGTCTGCACCGAAGATGCGTTTTGCTTCATTCATGGCTGCGGGATCATAAGCCCGGATGCTTGCTCCTGCCTCACGCAGAGCTTTGATTGTGACAATGGAAGGTGCTTCGCGCATATCATCGGTTTGAGGCTTGAAAGCCAAACCCCAGATCGCAAAGGATTTTCCAGTAAGATCCTGTCCGAAGTGGGAGAGCACCTTTTGGGTTAGAATCATCTTTTGATCGTGATTAACATCCTCAACTGCTTCTAAAATTCTACTTTTGTATCCAGTTTCTTTTGCCATGTGAATAAGGGCTTTAATATCTTTGGGAAAGCAGCTTCCACCATAGCCTATGCCGGGATATATGAACTTATAGCCGATGCGGCTGTCGCTACCAATGCCATTGCGGACTTCTTCAACATCTGCTCCATATGCTTCGCAGAGCTTGGCAATCTCGTTTATAAAAGATATCTTTGTGGCTAAGAGAGCGTTGGCGGCATATTTCGTCATCTCGGCAGACCGGATACTCATAATAATTACTCTGTCGTTAGTACGGTTGAAAGGTGCATAAAGTGTATGCATAATACTGGCGGCTTTATTGCTATCGGTTCCAATTACTACTCTATCGGGATGCATAAAGTCATCAATAGCGGCCCCTTCTTTGAGGAACTCGGGATTTGAAACCACATCAAAACTATGCTTTTTCCCCTCTTTATTTATCACTTCTTGAATTTTGGCTTTTACCTTATCGGCAGTACCAACCGGCACAGTGGATTTATCTACGATAATCTTGTAGTCATCTATATATTGGGCAATTTCGGCGGCAGCGTTTAATACGTGAGAAAGATCTGCGCTTCCATCTTCATCAGGAGGAGTACCAACCGCAATAAACAGAATAAGAGATTTTTCCACTGCGGATTTGATATTTGTGCTAAAACTCAATCTGCCATCTCGGACATTGCGGTGGACCATAGCGTCTAAACCCGGTTCAAAAATGGGGATTTCTCCATTATTGAGCATTTCGATCTTGCGGCTGTCCTTATCGATACAGATTACGTCGTTTCCCATATCGGCAAAGCAAGCACCACTGGTGAGCCCTACATATCCGGAACCTATAACGGCTAATTTCATTGATATTCTCCTAAAAGATTTCTGTAGTATTTTACAACCTCAGGGATGCCTCGATCCAAACTGTATTCAGGCGCCCAATTGAGTACATGTTTTGCTTTTTGAATGTTCAACATCGAGCGATGTAGGTCA
Encoded proteins:
- a CDS encoding UDP-glucose/GDP-mannose dehydrogenase family protein, translating into MKLAVIGSGYVGLTSGACFADMGNDVICIDKDSRKIEMLNNGEIPIFEPGLDAMVHRNVRDGRLSFSTNIKSAVEKSLILFIAVGTPPDEDGSADLSHVLNAAAEIAQYIDDYKIIVDKSTVPVGTADKVKAKIQEVINKEGKKHSFDVVSNPEFLKEGAAIDDFMHPDRVVIGTDSNKAASIMHTLYAPFNRTNDRVIIMSIRSAEMTKYAANALLATKISFINEIAKLCEAYGADVEEVRNGIGSDSRIGYKFIYPGIGYGGSCFPKDIKALIHMAKETGYKSRILEAVEDVNHDQKMILTQKVLSHFGQDLTGKSFAIWGLAFKPQTDDMREAPSIVTIKALREAGASIRAYDPAAMNEAKRIFGADPKITLCNDEYEALDNANGMLLLTEWRQFRYPDFNRIKKHLKEAVIFDGRNQYNPKTLREMGFSYYAVGRP